In one window of Candidatus Binatia bacterium DNA:
- a CDS encoding FAD-dependent oxidoreductase, which produces MIDLDVAIIGGGFSGCAVAAQLARHAADGFSVRIFEPGELGRGAAYGTRHTEHLLNTRAAAMSLFPDDPDHFVRWLGPGADPASFVSRRRYGDYVAEVAARALERPHFRLVNGRVRAVRAAKGGFVVESALGTRIEARAVVLATGNALPADHFLPPGVTQHPGYIGDPWRNDYRKVGGHVLLIGSGLTALDVLVALGASGHRGTAHIVSRHGRYPAVHADDAPYDVIPALDARDARALLRTLRRHVADAQARGFDWRSVIDAVRPESESLWRRLAPVERSRFERHLRTHWERRRHRAPQPVDAVRHAYSRSGRAITYAGRLTSMRDGDARIALNDGTTVALRPDWIVNCSGVGGVRAMARDPLIAGMLADGIVEAEPRGLGLRTTWELAALGASGSPVEGLWIVGPPVRGSRFEATAVPELRGMAATAAFEVLQAAKGQAKLA; this is translated from the coding sequence GTGATCGACCTCGACGTTGCAATTATCGGCGGAGGCTTTAGCGGCTGCGCCGTCGCGGCGCAGCTCGCGCGCCACGCGGCCGACGGTTTTTCCGTGCGGATCTTCGAGCCCGGCGAGCTCGGGCGCGGCGCCGCGTACGGCACTCGGCACACCGAACATTTGTTGAACACTCGCGCTGCGGCGATGAGCCTCTTCCCCGACGATCCCGACCACTTCGTGCGCTGGCTCGGGCCGGGTGCGGACCCAGCGTCCTTCGTTTCCCGCAGGCGCTACGGCGACTACGTCGCCGAGGTCGCTGCCCGCGCGCTCGAGCGTCCACATTTCAGACTCGTCAACGGACGCGTGCGCGCGGTGCGCGCCGCCAAGGGCGGCTTTGTCGTCGAGTCCGCACTCGGCACGCGAATCGAGGCGCGCGCCGTCGTGCTGGCTACCGGAAACGCACTGCCGGCGGACCACTTCCTCCCGCCGGGCGTTACGCAGCATCCGGGCTACATCGGCGATCCGTGGCGCAACGATTATCGCAAGGTCGGCGGTCACGTGCTCCTCATCGGTTCGGGCCTGACCGCGCTCGACGTGCTCGTCGCGCTCGGTGCGAGCGGCCATCGCGGCACCGCGCACATCGTCTCACGCCACGGGCGCTACCCCGCCGTCCACGCGGACGACGCGCCCTACGATGTCATTCCCGCACTCGACGCGCGCGACGCGCGGGCGCTGCTGCGCACTCTGCGCAGGCACGTCGCCGATGCGCAGGCGCGCGGATTCGACTGGCGCAGTGTGATCGATGCCGTGCGGCCGGAATCCGAATCGCTGTGGCGGCGGTTGGCGCCCGTCGAGCGAAGCCGTTTCGAGCGCCATCTGCGAACGCACTGGGAGCGCCGGCGCCACCGCGCCCCGCAACCGGTGGACGCGGTGCGCCACGCCTACTCGCGCTCCGGCAGGGCGATCACCTACGCCGGCCGGCTAACCTCGATGCGCGACGGCGACGCGCGCATCGCACTCAATGACGGCACGACGGTCGCGTTGCGGCCGGATTGGATCGTCAACTGCTCGGGTGTGGGGGGCGTCCGCGCCATGGCGCGCGATCCGCTGATCGCCGGGATGCTGGCCGACGGCATCGTCGAAGCCGAGCCGCGCGGCCTCGGCCTCCGGACGACCTGGGAACTGGCCGCGCTCGGCGCCTCGGGTTCACCGGTCGAGGGGTTGTGGATCGTCGGCCCCCCGGTGCGCGGCTCGCGCTTCGAAGCGACCGCGGTTCCCGAGCTGCGCGGGATGGCGGCAACCGCTGCCTTT
- a CDS encoding cysteine dioxygenase family protein — MLRQLVDDLRGVPPSGRSRLDIERLLQESGARWSGGLRLISRRGAYTRTCAYRDDGFEVLLLNWAPGVASEIHDHGDQDCWTLVLSGRLQVDDYARLDPGDVRGYACVQAQSSRILGAGGLDTRAGRFDLHRVAALDAPAVSLHVYSAPLREYLIYDELARRCETAFGTYDDVISPYAAARRR, encoded by the coding sequence GTGCTTCGTCAGCTCGTCGACGATTTGCGGGGCGTGCCCCCTTCCGGGAGAAGCCGGCTCGACATCGAGCGGCTCCTCCAAGAGTCAGGCGCCCGATGGAGCGGCGGCCTGCGGCTGATCTCGCGACGGGGCGCCTACACGCGTACCTGCGCGTATCGCGACGACGGCTTCGAGGTTCTCCTGCTGAACTGGGCTCCGGGCGTAGCCTCCGAGATCCACGATCATGGCGATCAGGACTGCTGGACGCTGGTCTTGTCGGGGCGCCTCCAGGTTGACGATTATGCGCGGCTCGATCCAGGGGACGTGCGGGGCTATGCCTGCGTGCAAGCGCAGTCGTCGCGCATCCTCGGCGCCGGCGGGCTGGACACGCGCGCCGGGCGCTTCGATCTGCATCGCGTCGCCGCTCTCGACGCTCCCGCGGTCTCGCTGCATGTCTACTCCGCGCCGCTGCGAGAGTATCTGATCTACGACGAGCTCGCGCGCCGCTGCGAAACCGCGTTCGGCACGTACGACGACGTCATCTCGCCCTATGCGGCGGCGCGGCGGCGGTGA
- the gcvPB gene encoding aminomethyl-transferring glycine dehydrogenase subunit GcvPB, translating to MPTSSSDARAAGIPLIFDLGQPGRANRYFEDGKPLDAFLPKSVLRDELPLPDNSELDVVRHYTQLSQRTFGIDLGFYPLGSCTMKYNPRVNDAIAARPEFAQLHPYAPDELAQGALAVMYELERSLSSLFGMAAFSLNPAAGAHAELGALLIAKKYFKERGQIQRDKVIVPDTAHGTNPASAAMCGFKVISLPSDPRGRVAVEEIRKVLGPDTAVCMMTNPNTLGLFEESIAEIAAAVHAAGGLMYYDGANANAIMGYTRPGDMGFDLMHLNTHKTFTIPHGGGGAGHGPLGVAGHLTEYLPTPVVTSDGSTFRLDFDRPKSIGPMRSFWSNFAHAVRALAYLYANGAEGLKRVSQLAVLNANYLRVKIAEFLETPYAEPCRHEFVASSQTLKREHGVRALDLAKALLDHGYMAPTIYFPLIVPECLMIEPTETESKETLDAFVETLREIVETAKRDPEELFAAPVNTVVGRVDETRAARQPNLRWRPPG from the coding sequence ATGCCCACGTCGTCGTCTGACGCGCGCGCGGCGGGCATCCCGCTGATCTTCGACCTGGGCCAGCCCGGGCGCGCCAACAGATATTTCGAGGATGGTAAGCCGCTCGATGCCTTCCTGCCCAAGTCCGTGCTGCGCGACGAGCTGCCGCTGCCCGACAACAGCGAGCTCGACGTAGTGCGCCACTACACGCAGCTCTCGCAGCGCACGTTCGGCATCGATCTCGGATTCTATCCGCTCGGCTCCTGCACGATGAAGTACAATCCGCGCGTCAACGACGCGATCGCGGCGCGCCCGGAGTTCGCGCAACTGCACCCGTACGCGCCCGACGAGCTCGCGCAGGGCGCGCTCGCTGTGATGTACGAGCTAGAGCGCTCGCTGAGTTCGCTGTTTGGGATGGCGGCGTTTTCGCTCAACCCCGCAGCCGGCGCGCACGCGGAGCTCGGCGCACTTTTGATCGCCAAGAAATACTTCAAGGAACGCGGCCAGATCCAACGCGACAAGGTGATCGTGCCGGATACAGCGCACGGCACGAATCCGGCGTCGGCCGCGATGTGCGGGTTCAAGGTGATCTCGCTGCCGAGCGATCCGCGCGGGCGCGTCGCCGTGGAGGAGATCCGCAAGGTGCTCGGACCCGACACGGCCGTCTGCATGATGACCAATCCGAACACGCTCGGCCTCTTCGAAGAATCGATCGCCGAGATCGCGGCGGCCGTCCACGCGGCCGGCGGGCTGATGTATTACGACGGCGCGAACGCCAACGCGATCATGGGGTACACTCGGCCTGGAGACATGGGTTTCGATCTCATGCATCTCAACACGCACAAGACGTTCACCATTCCGCACGGAGGCGGCGGCGCCGGTCACGGGCCGCTCGGAGTCGCCGGGCATCTCACGGAGTATCTCCCGACGCCCGTCGTCACGAGCGACGGCTCGACGTTTCGGCTCGATTTCGACCGTCCGAAGTCGATCGGCCCGATGCGCTCGTTCTGGTCGAACTTCGCTCATGCGGTGCGGGCGCTCGCGTACCTGTATGCCAACGGCGCGGAAGGGCTCAAGCGCGTGTCGCAGCTCGCCGTTCTCAACGCGAACTACCTGCGCGTGAAGATCGCCGAATTTCTCGAGACGCCGTATGCCGAACCGTGCCGGCACGAATTCGTCGCGTCCTCGCAAACGCTCAAGCGCGAGCACGGCGTCCGCGCGCTCGATCTCGCCAAGGCACTCCTCGATCACGGTTACATGGCACCGACCATCTACTTTCCGCTGATCGTTCCGGAATGCTTGATGATCGAGCCGACTGAGACCGAATCGAAAGAGACGCTCGACGCGTTCGTCGAGACGCTGCGCGAGATCGTCGAGACCGCAAAGCGCGACCCCGAGGAGCTGTTCGCGGCGCCCGTCAACACGGTGGTCGGCCGGGTCGACGAGACGCGCGCCGCGCGCCAACCCAACTTGCGCTGGAGACCACCTGGGTAA
- the gcvPA gene encoding aminomethyl-transferring glycine dehydrogenase subunit GcvPA has product MYAPHTESDVKSMLEAIGVASLDDLLRVPEAIALKEKLEVVPALPEYLIARRFELLAQRNRALEYRSFLGGGAYRHYAPPAIAALAMRGEFLTAYTPYQAEVSQGYLQAIYEWQTYICLLTGMEIANASVYDGATALAEAAIMALGATQRRKVLVSRAIHPNYRAVLKTYCDGLDVAIEEIPLTASGTTDLDWLAKTELTPYAAVAVQSPNFFGCVDALSPDAAAAVARSGAVPIAVVAEALSLAALAPPREWGAQIVAGEAQSFGVPMAYGGPYAGFIASTKEHMRRIPGRLVGKTVDSEGRTAYVLTLQAREQHIRRERATSNICTNQAHCALIATIYLALMGETGLRDAASLNLARSRELASAVANVPGVRLTYDAPFFNEFVADVGRPAAGVLAELQDRGILGGIDLGRFYPELATCILMTATELTTSGDIDALAGALKEVLHAHVVV; this is encoded by the coding sequence GTGTACGCACCGCACACCGAAAGCGACGTCAAGAGCATGCTGGAGGCGATCGGCGTGGCATCGCTCGACGACCTCCTGCGCGTGCCCGAAGCGATCGCGCTAAAGGAGAAGCTCGAGGTCGTTCCAGCGCTGCCGGAATACCTGATCGCGCGCCGCTTCGAGCTTCTCGCGCAGCGCAACAGGGCGCTCGAATATCGCTCGTTCTTAGGAGGCGGCGCCTATCGGCACTACGCGCCGCCGGCGATCGCTGCGCTCGCGATGCGCGGCGAGTTCCTGACCGCCTACACGCCGTACCAGGCCGAGGTCTCGCAGGGGTATCTGCAAGCGATCTACGAGTGGCAGACGTACATCTGCCTGCTCACCGGAATGGAAATCGCCAACGCGTCGGTGTACGACGGCGCCACTGCGCTGGCGGAGGCGGCGATCATGGCGCTCGGCGCGACGCAGCGCCGCAAGGTGCTTGTCTCGCGAGCGATCCATCCCAACTACCGCGCGGTCCTCAAGACCTATTGTGACGGCCTCGACGTCGCGATCGAGGAGATTCCGCTTACGGCCTCGGGTACGACCGACCTCGACTGGCTGGCGAAGACAGAACTCACGCCATACGCCGCCGTCGCCGTGCAGTCGCCGAACTTCTTCGGCTGCGTCGACGCGTTGTCGCCCGATGCCGCGGCGGCCGTCGCGCGTAGCGGCGCCGTGCCGATCGCCGTCGTCGCCGAAGCGCTCTCGCTCGCGGCGCTCGCGCCGCCCCGGGAGTGGGGCGCCCAGATCGTCGCCGGCGAGGCGCAGAGCTTCGGCGTGCCGATGGCCTACGGCGGACCGTACGCCGGCTTCATCGCGTCGACGAAGGAACACATGCGACGCATTCCCGGACGCCTGGTCGGGAAGACGGTCGATAGCGAAGGGCGCACCGCGTACGTATTGACGCTTCAGGCGCGCGAACAGCACATTCGCCGCGAGCGCGCGACGTCGAACATCTGCACGAATCAGGCGCACTGTGCGCTGATCGCGACAATCTACCTCGCCCTCATGGGCGAAACCGGACTGCGAGACGCCGCCTCGCTCAACCTCGCGCGCTCACGCGAACTCGCCAGCGCCGTCGCGAACGTTCCCGGCGTTCGCCTGACCTACGATGCGCCGTTCTTCAACGAGTTCGTTGCCGACGTGGGACGCCCGGCGGCCGGCGTGTTGGCCGAGCTACAAGACCGCGGCATTCTCGGCGGCATCGATCTCGGACGCTTCTATCCGGAGCTCGCGACGTGCATCCTCATGACGGCGACCGAGCTCACGACGAGCGGCGACATCGACGCGCTTGCGGGCGCGCTCAAGGAGGTGCTGCATGCCCACGTCGTCGTCTGA
- the gcvH gene encoding glycine cleavage system protein GcvH, with amino-acid sequence MAQPEDLLYSKEHEWVELDGDSATIGVTDYAQNALGDIVYVELPKVGTTIRQFSPVGVIESVKAVSDLFTPLSGEVVAINETLENDPAAVNREPYGGGWLLKIRVADPNETKTLLSPAEYDKIAAE; translated from the coding sequence GTGGCGCAGCCGGAAGATCTGCTGTACAGCAAGGAGCACGAATGGGTCGAACTCGACGGCGACTCGGCGACGATCGGCGTCACCGACTATGCGCAGAACGCGCTGGGCGACATCGTCTACGTCGAGTTGCCGAAGGTGGGCACAACGATCAGGCAGTTCTCTCCGGTCGGCGTGATTGAGTCGGTCAAGGCCGTGTCGGATCTGTTCACGCCGCTCTCCGGCGAAGTCGTAGCGATCAACGAAACGCTCGAGAACGACCCTGCCGCCGTCAATCGCGAGCCGTACGGGGGCGGATGGCTGCTCAAGATTCGCGTCGCCGACCCGAACGAGACCAAGACGCTGCTGTCGCCGGCGGAATACGACAAGATCGCCGCGGAGTAA
- the gcvT gene encoding glycine cleavage system aminomethyltransferase GcvT: MRRTPLHDEHARVGARLVPYAGFEMPVQYAGILKEHDAVRHRAGLFDLSHMGQFYLTGDRVAGWADTLAINAVATMKPLQARYNIFCNEAGGTHDDTIFYRLDGRWLLVVNAANADKMWAHLNAHASSGVALSNEHGRRALIAIQGPRSVEILQPHVDVELAPMRYYFAAEGRAGGVPALIARTGYTGEDGFELFVDGEAAPRLWRELLEAGAAAGLEPCGLGARDVLRLEAGMPLYGHELTEEITPVQAGLSWALKLSKPDFIGKAALAAQCERDDYARIVGLVMEGRAPAREGYPVLLDGRQVGEIRSGSIAPSVGGQNVATALVAPEAATDGTALAVTIRGTSHAARVVPLPFYKRAK; encoded by the coding sequence ATGAGGCGGACTCCCCTTCACGACGAGCACGCGCGCGTAGGCGCGCGCCTCGTTCCCTACGCCGGCTTTGAAATGCCCGTGCAGTACGCGGGCATTTTAAAGGAACACGACGCCGTGCGGCATCGCGCGGGCCTCTTCGACCTCTCGCACATGGGCCAGTTCTACCTCACCGGCGATCGCGTCGCCGGGTGGGCCGACACGCTGGCGATCAACGCGGTCGCCACGATGAAGCCGCTGCAGGCGCGCTACAACATCTTTTGCAACGAGGCGGGCGGCACGCACGACGACACGATCTTCTACCGCCTCGACGGACGCTGGCTGCTCGTCGTCAACGCGGCGAACGCCGACAAGATGTGGGCGCATCTCAACGCGCACGCGTCCTCCGGCGTCGCGCTGAGCAACGAGCACGGCCGGCGCGCGCTGATCGCCATCCAGGGTCCGCGCTCGGTCGAGATCCTACAGCCGCACGTAGACGTCGAACTCGCGCCGATGCGCTACTATTTCGCGGCCGAGGGCCGGGCCGGCGGCGTCCCCGCGCTGATCGCGCGCACCGGCTACACCGGCGAGGACGGATTTGAGCTCTTCGTAGACGGCGAAGCGGCGCCGCGGTTGTGGCGCGAGCTGCTCGAGGCCGGCGCCGCAGCGGGCCTGGAGCCGTGCGGGCTTGGCGCCCGCGACGTTCTGCGGCTCGAGGCCGGGATGCCGCTGTACGGGCACGAGCTCACCGAGGAGATCACGCCGGTCCAAGCGGGGCTGAGCTGGGCGCTGAAACTGAGCAAGCCCGACTTCATCGGCAAGGCCGCGCTCGCGGCGCAGTGCGAACGCGACGACTACGCGCGCATCGTCGGCCTCGTGATGGAAGGGCGGGCGCCGGCGCGCGAGGGATATCCGGTGCTGCTCGACGGGCGGCAGGTCGGCGAGATCCGCAGCGGTTCGATCGCGCCGTCGGTCGGGGGCCAGAACGTCGCGACGGCGCTCGTGGCGCCGGAAGCTGCAACCGACGGCACTGCGCTGGCCGTTACCATTCGGGGCACGTCGCACGCGGCGCGCGTGGTGCCGTTGCCGTTTTACAAGCGCGCGAAATAA
- a CDS encoding PaaI family thioesterase has protein sequence MAIDFSRAPHAWEKEKSNFVALLDLKLEEVERGRAVMRMPYRTEVTNGTGAVHGGAIVSLCDTVFYVALASIYGREQDTTTVALQCNFLAPAGPPHDLVAEARVLRAGRRICYGEVYVRSGDKIVAHATLNFLNTYPEEKPKRRPEPVEG, from the coding sequence ATGGCCATCGACTTTTCGCGCGCCCCGCACGCCTGGGAGAAGGAGAAGAGCAACTTCGTTGCCTTGCTCGACCTGAAGCTCGAGGAGGTCGAGCGGGGCCGGGCGGTGATGCGCATGCCCTATCGCACCGAGGTCACGAATGGGACCGGGGCCGTCCACGGCGGCGCCATCGTGAGCCTCTGCGATACGGTGTTCTACGTGGCGCTCGCCTCGATCTATGGTCGCGAGCAAGACACCACGACCGTCGCGCTGCAATGCAACTTCCTGGCCCCAGCCGGGCCGCCCCACGACCTCGTCGCGGAGGCGCGCGTACTGCGCGCCGGCCGGCGCATCTGCTACGGCGAGGTCTACGTGCGCAGCGGCGACAAGATCGTAGCGCACGCGACGCTCAACTTCCTCAACACCTATCCGGAAGAGAAACCCAAGCGTCGTCCTGAGCCTGTAGAAGGATGA
- a CDS encoding spermidine synthase, with the protein MPKTQRWQWYVEEFAPTEQHHHALDEVLFSGRSEFQQIAVVRSPVFGKMLVIDGDTQSSQADERIYHETLVHPALAGAADRGEVLILGGGEGATLREVLRCPDVTQCTMVDIDTTVIELSKKYLNEWSAGAFDDARARVIVGDALHFMRSNDGRYGTIVSDLTEPLEDSPSNPLFNDDVFALIKSRLLEGGVYVLQASTAAVHNAGLHCKMARTLRRHYAHVASFMTHVPAFDTQWAFLACSDRVDLSELSAREIDAYCARLRGDNFFYDSVTHRRLFALPLYLRRMLAAGGDTF; encoded by the coding sequence ATGCCGAAGACGCAGCGTTGGCAATGGTACGTCGAGGAGTTTGCGCCGACCGAGCAGCACCATCACGCGCTCGACGAGGTGCTGTTCTCGGGACGTTCCGAATTCCAACAGATCGCCGTCGTGCGCTCGCCGGTGTTCGGCAAGATGCTCGTGATCGACGGGGACACGCAGAGCTCGCAGGCGGACGAACGGATCTATCACGAGACGCTGGTTCACCCGGCGCTCGCCGGGGCCGCCGATCGCGGTGAGGTGCTGATCCTCGGCGGCGGAGAGGGCGCGACACTCCGCGAGGTGCTGCGGTGCCCCGATGTAACGCAATGCACGATGGTCGACATCGACACGACGGTGATTGAACTCTCAAAGAAGTACCTCAACGAATGGTCTGCCGGCGCGTTCGACGATGCGCGCGCGCGCGTGATCGTCGGCGACGCGCTGCACTTCATGCGCTCGAACGACGGCCGCTACGGTACGATCGTTTCCGATCTCACCGAGCCGCTGGAGGACTCGCCCAGCAACCCGCTCTTCAACGACGACGTGTTTGCGCTGATTAAGTCACGCCTGCTCGAAGGCGGCGTCTACGTGCTCCAGGCGAGCACCGCCGCGGTGCACAACGCCGGCCTGCATTGCAAGATGGCTCGCACGCTCCGCCGCCACTACGCGCACGTCGCTTCCTTCATGACGCACGTGCCGGCGTTCGACACGCAGTGGGCCTTCCTCGCATGCAGCGATCGCGTCGATCTCTCCGAGTTGAGCGCGCGCGAGATCGACGCCTACTGCGCGCGCCTGCGCGGCGACAACTTCTTTTACGACTCCGTGACGCACCGGCGGCTGTTCGCACTCCCGCTCTATCTGCGACGGATGCTTGCCGCAGGCGGGGATACGTTTTAA
- the speD gene encoding adenosylmethionine decarboxylase: MKALGRHIVCELSGCHPAFLSDINGIAAMMIGAAKAARATIMESAFHRFEPQGVSGTVILAESHLSIHTWPEKGYAAMDFYTCGDHTDPWLACEHAAQALRATSVLATELRRGIEKSDGEFTHVLSRNHDVRVLSA; the protein is encoded by the coding sequence TTGAAGGCACTCGGCAGGCACATTGTGTGCGAGCTCTCGGGCTGTCACCCTGCGTTTCTTTCCGACATCAATGGCATCGCGGCCATGATGATCGGCGCGGCCAAGGCCGCCCGCGCTACCATTATGGAGAGCGCGTTCCACCGTTTTGAGCCCCAGGGCGTCTCGGGCACCGTGATTTTGGCCGAGTCGCATCTTTCGATCCACACCTGGCCCGAGAAGGGCTACGCCGCGATGGATTTTTACACGTGCGGCGACCATACCGACCCCTGGCTCGCTTGCGAGCACGCGGCGCAGGCCCTGCGCGCGACGAGCGTCCTTGCAACCGAACTCAGGCGCGGAATCGAGAAGAGCGACGGAGAGTTCACGCACGTCCTAAGTCGCAATCACGACGTGCGAGTACTGAGCGCGTAG
- the sufB gene encoding Fe-S cluster assembly protein SufB gives MAANLQAPVAPSDLIEDYRHGFHDPENYVFKSDKGLTPEIVARISAMKDEPDWMREFRLKAYELFIAKPMPTWGDTKLLSEIDFADIHYFVKSTDQTERSWDDVPEDIKRTFDRLGIPEAERKFLSGVSAQYESEVVYHSTSKALDEQGVLFCDMDTAVKQYPDIVRKYFATIIPPGDNKFAALNSAVWSGGSFIYVPPGVEVKMPLQAYFRINAENMGQFERTLIIADKGAKVHYIEGCTAPKFSTSSLHSAVVELVALDGASIRYTTIQNWYRNIFNLVTKRAIAHAGATVEWVDGNIGSRLTMKYPSIYLMGEGARGEILSMAFAGEGQHQDAGAKVIHVAPRTTSVVTNKSVSAHGGKTTYRGLVEVHAGAVGAKTRVRCDALIMDEESSSDTKPTMKIHEQRSTVEHEASVSKIGEEQLFYAMSRGLSEADATAMIVNGFFDFFVKELPMEYAVELNRLVKMEMEGAVG, from the coding sequence ATGGCCGCCAATCTCCAAGCCCCCGTCGCCCCGTCGGACCTCATCGAGGACTACCGCCACGGGTTCCATGACCCGGAAAATTACGTCTTCAAGTCCGACAAGGGCCTTACTCCGGAGATCGTGGCGCGGATCAGCGCCATGAAGGACGAGCCGGACTGGATGCGCGAGTTTCGGCTCAAAGCGTACGAACTGTTCATCGCTAAGCCGATGCCGACGTGGGGCGACACCAAGCTGCTGAGCGAGATCGACTTCGCCGACATCCACTACTTCGTGAAGTCGACGGATCAAACGGAGCGCTCATGGGACGACGTGCCCGAGGACATCAAGCGCACGTTCGATCGGCTCGGAATCCCCGAGGCCGAGCGCAAGTTTCTCTCCGGCGTTTCGGCGCAGTATGAATCCGAGGTCGTCTATCACAGCACGAGCAAGGCGCTCGACGAGCAGGGCGTGCTGTTCTGCGACATGGATACTGCGGTCAAGCAGTACCCGGACATCGTGCGCAAATATTTCGCGACGATCATCCCGCCCGGAGACAACAAGTTTGCAGCGCTGAACTCGGCCGTGTGGTCGGGCGGTTCGTTCATCTACGTGCCGCCGGGCGTCGAGGTGAAGATGCCGCTCCAGGCCTACTTCCGCATCAACGCGGAGAACATGGGCCAGTTCGAGCGCACGCTGATCATCGCGGATAAGGGCGCGAAGGTGCACTACATCGAGGGCTGCACGGCACCGAAGTTCTCGACCTCGTCGCTGCACTCGGCCGTGGTCGAGCTGGTGGCGCTCGACGGTGCGTCGATCCGGTACACGACGATCCAGAACTGGTACCGCAACATCTTCAATCTGGTGACAAAGCGCGCGATCGCGCACGCCGGCGCCACGGTCGAGTGGGTGGACGGCAACATCGGGTCGCGCCTGACGATGAAGTATCCCTCGATCTACTTGATGGGTGAGGGCGCGCGGGGCGAGATCCTCTCGATGGCGTTCGCCGGCGAGGGCCAGCATCAAGACGCGGGCGCCAAGGTGATCCACGTCGCGCCGCGCACTACGTCGGTCGTTACCAACAAGAGCGTCAGCGCACACGGCGGAAAGACGACTTATCGCGGGCTCGTCGAGGTACACGCGGGCGCAGTCGGCGCGAAGACGCGGGTGCGCTGCGACGCGTTGATCATGGACGAGGAGTCGTCGAGCGACACGAAGCCGACGATGAAAATCCACGAGCAGCGCTCGACGGTGGAGCACGAGGCGAGCGTCAGCAAGATCGGCGAGGAGCAGTTGTTTTACGCGATGTCGCGCGGCCTGTCCGAGGCCGACGCCACCGCGATGATCGTCAACGGGTTCTTCGACTTCTTCGTCAAGGAGCTCCCGATGGAATACGCGGTCGAGCTCAACCGCTTGGTCAAGATGGAGATGGAGGGCGCGGTCGGCTAA